A genomic region of Oryza glaberrima chromosome 1, OglaRS2, whole genome shotgun sequence contains the following coding sequences:
- the LOC127760456 gene encoding uncharacterized protein LOC127760456: MADFPPWADLADAVVREIANRLPCVYDRVHLAGVCRPWRESLERLPPLHLPPKLPYLILPLAEQPAFSCVLSGGATHPFFVPERIRHACYFGSYDGGWAFLSTLHPQANRVYFLANLAGTSGTFNLPNRIQLEREALELAPEEKPLLHRLVIYTATLSSDPFMDGCVVAGLINDQAPIPGYRRQKIAFWQIEDRVVVGYFYMGEACWDAVDVVRHNGAFHFLTKGEDIIVGNPVFAEAGAPPQVQWEYRCFSSQGRGYDGQHVVARYLVESSGELLMVVRCSPRPGEFTSAFKVFRMAQPEEDDDAPSLDGRTMLFVGRPCSRSDSDVVRYIWRELPSLEGRMLFVGRGCSRSYDADQYPGFEGGIYFFDHRIAGQLGDAPAQYPCSDCGKWTGKPALQVDRCFPEQDPSNYTSQVWLLKG; encoded by the coding sequence ATGGCCGATTTCCCGCCATGGGCggacctcgccgacgccgtcgtgcgCGAGATCGCCAACCGCCTCCCCTGCGTGTACGACCGCGTGCACCTCGCCGGCGTCTGCCGACCATGGCGCGAGTCCCTCGAGCGGCTCCCGCCCCTGCACCTGCCTCCCAAGCTGCCGTATCTCATCCTGCCGCTCGCCGAGCAGCCGGCCTTCTCCTGCGTCCtgagcggcggcgccacccaCCCCTTCTTCGTCCCGGAGCGGATTCGCCACGCTTGCTACTTCGGCTCGTACGACGGCGGCTGGGCCTTCCTCTCCACTCTTCATCCTCAAGCTAATCGAGTGTACTTCCTCGCCAATCTGGCCGGCACCTCGGGCACCTTCAATCTCCCCAACAGGATCCAGTTGGAACGCGAAGCGCTTGAATTGGCGCCTGAGGAGAAGCCGCTGCTGCATCGGTTGGTCATCTACACCGCCACCCTCTCGTCGGACCCATTTATGGATGGATGCGTGGTCGCCGGACTCATCAACGATCAAGCTCCCATACCCGGCTACCGCCGCCAGAAGATTGCGTTCTGGCAAATTGAAGATAGGGTGGTCGTCGGCTACTTCTACATGGGTGAAGCGTGCTGGGATGCGGTGGACGTCGTGCGCCACAATGGAGCCTTCCATTTCCTCACCAAGGGGGAGGACATCATCGTGGGCAATCCGGTCTTCGCTGAAGCGGGTGCGCCGCCCCAAGTGCAATGGGAGTATCGCTGCTTCTCGTCGCAGGGGCGCGGCTACGACGGGCAGCACGTCGTGGCGCGCTACCTCGTGGAGTCCAGCGGAGAACTGCTCATGGTCGTGAGGTGCTCTCCTCGTCCTGGAGAGTTCACGTCGGCGTTCAAGGTGTTCCGAATGGCACAAcccgaggaagacgacgacgcacCCTCACTGGATGGCCGGACGATGCTGTTCGTCGGGCGTCCCTGCTCCAGATCTGACAGCGATGTGGTTCGGTACATCTGGAGGGAGCTGCCCTCGCTGGAAGGCCGGATGCTGTTCGTCGGGCGCGGCTGCTCCAGATCCTACGACGCGGATCAGTACCCTGGCTTCGAGGGCGGCATCTACTTCTTCGATCATCGGATCGCCGGGCAGCTCGGCGACGCGCCGGCGCAGTACCCCTGCAGCGACTGCGGGAAATGGACGGGAAAACCTGCACTCCAGGTGGACCGCTGCTTCCCGGAGCAAGACCCATCGAACTACACCTCTCAAGTTTGGTTGCTCAAGGGGTAA
- the LOC127758011 gene encoding uncharacterized protein LOC127758011, translating into MLLALLACLIPFYVPGGAIPTSPSISIGVKTLKLELSGTAYHNLDNWLQVAVTPGIEELTLMRFSCLRVHGCVRLKLIESKVPNLSTLDLSGKVELLLGETLQMKNLSMRHPNVICYARSELPSSMPNIDTLALSSYDKVVNTPMLPTKFLYLKHLTICLSSGTFSPSYDYFSLVSFLDASPSLETLNLDVTNDPMKHESILGHSSKSHLRQMAEDHHCHLKNVEITGFSSAKSLVELTCYILKNSVSLECLTLDTLYPYDFRCSDERFERCRTMRKVF; encoded by the exons ATGCTGCTCGCGCTGCTTGCCTGTCTCATTCCTTTCTATGTTCCTGGAGGTGCTATCCCAACCTCACCTTCAATAA GCATTGGTGTGAAGACATTGAAGCTTGAATTATCTGGTACCGCATATCACAATCTTGACAATTGGCTTCAAGTTGCTGTTACACCAGGCATTGAAGAACTCACCCTTATG CGGTTCAGCTGCCTGAGGGTTCATGGATGCGTGAGGCTGAAATTGATAGAGAGCAAAGTTCCAAATCTCTCCACTTTAGACCTTAGCGGAAAGGTGGAACTGTTGCTTGGAGAAACATTGCAAATGAAGAACTTAAGCATGCGCCATCCAAATGTTATCTGTTATGCTCGTTCTGAGCTTCCATCCAGTATGCCAAATATTGATACTCTTGCCTTAAGCTCCTATGATAAG GTGGTTAATACACCAATGCTGCCTACCAAATTCCTCTACCTCAAGCACCTGACCATTTGTTTGAGCTCCGGAACCTTTTCGCCGTCCTATGACTATTTTTCTCTGGTTTCTTTCCTTGATGCGTCTCCTTCCTTGGAGACTTTGAACTTGGAT GTAACAAATGATCCTATGAAGCATGAATCAATTCTAGGACATTCCTCAAAGTCACATTTGAGGCAGATGGCTGAAGACCACCATTGCCACCTCAAGAATGTGGAGATCACAGGGTTCAGCTCTGCTAAGAGCTTGGTTGAGCTAACTTGTTATATCCTCAAGAACTCGGTGTCGCTCGAGTGTCTTACTTTGGACACCCTGTATCCGTATGATTTTAGGTGTTCTGACGAAAGATTTGAACGGTGCAGAACCATGCGCAAAGTATTTTGA